In Carassius gibelio isolate Cgi1373 ecotype wild population from Czech Republic chromosome B17, carGib1.2-hapl.c, whole genome shotgun sequence, a single window of DNA contains:
- the LOC127976542 gene encoding 2-aminoethanethiol dioxygenase-like: MMPRDDMTSTVQKIARQALATFRHPSLVGEHNKVFLENVSKLKSLMAEARASDLKIVPRTMESAPVPSSRVAPPVTYMHIYETDTFSMGVFLLKTGASIPLHDHPGMYGMLKVIYGKVRISCFDVLDKPRDGASGAHFSPPLVPFQSSSLRPSVLRSVGEYTEENGPCVLSPQKDNIHQIDAVDGPTAFLDILSPPYDPDEGRDCHYYKVVHAHSEAADRESKAQEPGDLWLMEIPQPSEFWCGGEPFPGPKVSL, encoded by the coding sequence ATGATGCCACGAGACGACATGACTTCCACGGTCCAGAAGATCGCCAGACAGGCCCTCGCGACATTCCGCCACCCCTCGCTCGTGGGAGAACACAACAAAGTGTTTTTGGAGAATGTGAGCAAGCTTAAAAGCCTCATGGCGGAGGCCAGAGCTTCGGATTTGAAGATTGTTCCCCGGACCATGGAGAGCGCCCCGGTGCCGTCGTCGCGCGTGGCGCCTCCCGTCACATACATGCACATCTACGAGACCGACACGTTCAGCATGGGGGTGTTTTTACTAAAAACAGGCGCTTCCATACCGCTGCACGATCATCCGGGAATGTACGGCATGCTGAAAGTGATTTACGGCAAGGTGCGGATCAGCTGTTTCGACGTGTTGGATAAACCTCGAGACGGTGCCAGCGGCGCGCACTTCAGCCCTCCGCTCGTGCCCTTCCAGAGCAGCTCTCTTCGGCCCTCGGTGCTCAGGTCGGTCGGGGAATACACGGAGGAGAACGGCCCGTGTGTGCTCTCACCCCAAAAGGACAATATCCACCAGATAGACGCTGTTGACGGACCCACGGCTTTCCTGGACATCTTATCACCGCCATATGATCCGGACGAAGGGAGAGACTGCCATTATTATAAAGTTGTGCATGCTCATTCAGAGGCTGCAGACAGAGAGAGCAAAGCCCAAGAACCGGGTGACCTGTGGCTGATGGAGATCCCACAGCCGAGTGAATTCTGGTGTGGTGGGGAACCTTTCCCGGGGCCTAAAGTGTCCCTATGA
- the egr2a gene encoding E3 SUMO-protein ligase EGR2a, translating to MTATASRDRLSASLSDLMRCLPSSHGLCLDASPASRFSRADAGVCSDQFSEASGGGLSTEGFGEDQRGLELTDPSSISPHSAPVAYTGRISIDAQGSWNQEGIINFVSAGVQDRPPSPGSFTTGSPSDPDCSKIAQTLANMEHMYTAPPPYTCSADGYQDPSAYLSTTTCPITYATPSYSTPKPSIDGTLFSIIPEYGGFYQTSSSQRDNMAVFQDIKPFSCALESIRVPPPLTPLNTIRNFTLACPVDGPRPPVDCTNPQSVPLRPILRPRKYPNRPCKTPVHERPYPCPAEGCDRRFSRTDELTRHVRIHTGHKPFQCRICMRSFSRSDHLTTHIRTHTGEKPFSCDFCGRKFARSDERRRHTKIHQRQTDKRGSAPPHSSSAGGTPT from the exons ATGACAGCGACAGCTAGCAGGGATAGACTGAGCGCGTCTCTGAGTGATCTGATGCGCTGTCTGCCTTCATCACACGGACTCTGTCTGGATGCGTCCCCCGCGTCACGCTTCTCTCGCGCGGATGCGGGGGTCTGCTCGGACCAGTTCAGTGAGGCGTCGGGAG GTGGCTTGAGCACCGAGGGCTTCGGCGAGGATCAGCGGGGTCTTGAGCTGACGGACCCGAGCAGTATTTCTCCGCACAGCGCGCCTGTCGCCTATACAGGGAGGATCTCCATCGACGCGCAAGGAAGCTGGAATCAGGAGGGAATAATCAACTTTGTCAGCGCAGGAGTGCAAGACAGGCCGCCTTCCCCGGGATCATTCACCACGGGCTCCCCCTCAGACCCAGACTGCTCCAAAATAGCTCAAACCCTTGCCAACATGGAGCACATGTACACAGCCCCGCCCCCTTACACCTGCAGCGCCGATGGCTACCAGGACCCCTCGGCTTACCTATCGACCACCACGTGCCCCATAACTTACGCAACTCCGTCCTACTCCACCCCAAAGCCATCTATAGACGGGACGCTTTTCTCCATCATTCCAGAATATGGGGGGTTTTatcagaccagcagcagccaaagGGACAACATGGCTGTGTTTCAGGACATCAAGCCATTTTCGTGCGCTCTGGAGTCTATCAGAGTCCCTCCGCCTCTGACTCCATTGAACACCATCAGAAACTTTACTCTGGCGTGTCCGGTTGACGGGCCGAGGCCGCCTGTGGATTGCACCAATCCGCAAAGCGTCCCACTCAGGCCGATTCTGCGGCCACGGAAGTACCCGAACCGACCGTGCAAGACGCCGGTCCACGAGCGGCCGTACCCCTGTCCCGCGGAGGGATGCGACCGGAGGTTCTCGCGCACGGACGAGCTGACGCGCCACGTGCGCATCCACACCGGCCACAAGCCGTTCCAGTGCCGCATCTGCATGCGCAGCTTCAGCCGGAGCGACCACCTCACGACGCACATACGCAcgcacaccggagagaagccctTCTCCTGTGACTTCTGCGGGAGGAAGTTCGCCAGGAGCGACGAGCGACGGAGGCACACGAAAATCCAccagagacagacagataaaagGGGCTCAGCGCCTCCTCACAGCTCGAGCGCCGGCGGGACACCGACGTGA